The proteins below come from a single Roseiflexus sp. RS-1 genomic window:
- a CDS encoding DUF416 family protein: MERAGSTSLLIDALDAIWAYIGGATLSSEAIAQLQATCEHVAPDTEEHASLYAELALITVSAICLTLQTILDQQSATAAEVAEHALAAVDAYLNRVTDPQLTVHAVDPAFDAWIASAPLLASERQFQQENIAAARMITMLQDHDIARLRAIERTRGIQPFIRGLIKNEMPER; encoded by the coding sequence GTGGAACGCGCTGGCTCAACCAGCCTGCTCATTGATGCGCTTGATGCAATATGGGCGTACATCGGCGGCGCGACGCTCAGCAGCGAGGCGATTGCGCAATTGCAGGCGACATGTGAGCACGTGGCTCCCGATACTGAAGAGCACGCTTCCTTGTATGCCGAACTGGCCTTGATCACGGTATCCGCGATTTGTTTGACCCTGCAAACCATCCTCGATCAGCAGAGCGCAACTGCCGCCGAGGTGGCTGAACACGCCCTGGCAGCAGTGGATGCCTATCTTAATCGGGTGACCGATCCCCAATTGACGGTGCACGCGGTAGATCCCGCGTTTGACGCCTGGATTGCCAGTGCGCCTTTGCTTGCCAGTGAACGCCAGTTTCAGCAGGAGAATATTGCAGCGGCGCGCATGATCACGATGCTCCAGGATCACGACATCGCCCGCCTCCGCGCGATCGAACGCACTCGCGGCATTCAACCGTTTATCCGTGGATTGATCAAAAACGAGATGCCTGAACGCTAA
- a CDS encoding RHS repeat-associated core domain-containing protein encodes MRLPRITPYPGGIVPRASDIRSPPQTASSDGRLETTTGAATHAARDEVTPERGAPPGGVPTPTPTATPSPTPAAVAPPTLSETYAYDRLGNLRVKAGVGYEYPAARQPRPHAPIRVGGQPYAYDANGNLTSGGGRTFVWNGWNQLAGVSQAGLTETYTYDAAGARVTRTSNGATVVTVADLWERTVGGATTHFYRFGADIIGVRRSDQGTLYLFSDHLGSVSAATTASGTLVGMQHYDPWGRVRTGGIGLTARTFTGQRLDATGLLYYHARYYDPTLGRFISPDSIVPEPGNPQSFNRFAYVYNNPLKYTDPTGHWIESAVDIAFIAYDIWDITQNGLTWDNGLALAADVGGLLLPGLTGLGMAVRGGRALARTDDILDMVRAVSWTERFAGASPEVRRGVAWLEKMVQDERIPDSYRRGFAAELLRAEEYYKAGKLQAVEAVVEGGRVDLLLVTDDIVEVKYWTQSHTAKNIDELARQLTRYQATGRPILLELFRTKTDPITEGYIEDLLKALQTAGVKITREQIRLVEWP; translated from the coding sequence TTGCGGCTCCCGCGCATCACGCCATATCCCGGCGGTATTGTACCACGTGCATCTGATATCCGGTCCCCGCCGCAGACCGCATCCTCCGACGGTCGCCTGGAGACGACGACCGGAGCGGCGACCCACGCCGCGCGGGACGAAGTCACGCCGGAGCGCGGCGCTCCGCCCGGCGGCGTGCCGACGCCGACTCCCACCGCCACGCCCTCCCCCACGCCTGCGGCGGTCGCCCCGCCGACGCTGAGCGAGACGTATGCCTACGACCGGCTGGGGAACCTGCGCGTCAAAGCCGGCGTGGGATATGAGTACCCGGCGGCGCGCCAGCCGCGCCCGCACGCCCCCATCCGCGTCGGCGGGCAGCCGTATGCCTACGACGCCAATGGCAACCTCACGAGCGGCGGCGGGCGGACCTTCGTCTGGAACGGCTGGAACCAGCTCGCCGGCGTCTCCCAGGCGGGCCTGACCGAAACCTATACCTATGACGCCGCCGGCGCGCGGGTGACGCGCACGAGCAACGGCGCGACCGTCGTCACCGTCGCCGACCTCTGGGAGCGCACCGTCGGCGGCGCGACGACGCACTTCTACCGCTTCGGCGCCGACATCATCGGCGTGCGGCGCAGCGACCAGGGAACGCTGTATCTCTTCAGCGACCACCTGGGAAGCGTGAGCGCAGCGACGACCGCGAGCGGCACGCTCGTAGGAATGCAGCACTACGACCCGTGGGGGCGGGTGCGCACCGGCGGCATCGGACTGACGGCGCGCACCTTCACTGGACAGCGGCTTGATGCGACCGGATTGTTGTATTACCATGCTCGGTACTATGATCCGACGCTCGGACGGTTCATCTCGCCGGATAGCATCGTTCCTGAGCCGGGCAACCCGCAGAGCTTCAACCGCTTTGCGTACGTTTACAACAATCCGCTGAAGTACACCGACCCGACGGGGCACTGGATCGAGAGCGCGGTTGATATTGCATTCATCGCCTACGATATCTGGGACATTACTCAGAACGGGCTGACGTGGGACAATGGACTGGCGCTGGCGGCGGATGTGGGCGGCCTGCTCCTGCCGGGGCTGACCGGCTTGGGCATGGCGGTGCGCGGCGGCAGGGCGCTCGCACGGACCGATGACATCCTGGACATGGTGCGGGCGGTGTCCTGGACCGAACGCTTCGCCGGCGCCAGCCCGGAGGTCCGGCGTGGGGTTGCGTGGCTGGAGAAGATGGTGCAGGACGAGCGCATTCCGGATTCGTATCGCCGCGGCTTTGCGGCCGAGCTCCTGCGGGCAGAGGAGTACTACAAGGCCGGCAAGCTGCAGGCGGTGGAGGCAGTGGTCGAGGGAGGCCGTGTCGACCTGCTCCTGGTCACCGATGACATCGTGGAGGTCAAGTACTGGACGCAAAGTCACACTGCTAAAAACATAGATGAGCTTGCCCGCCAGTTGACGAGATATCAAGCCACGGGTCGGCCGATCCTCCTGGAGTTGTTCCGTACCAAGACCGACCCCATCACCGAGGGGTATATTGAGGATTTGCTGAAAGCCCTACAAACAGCGGGAGTGAAGATCACGCGCGAGCAGATTCGCCTCGTGGAGTGGCCCTGA
- a CDS encoding type II toxin-antitoxin system VapC family toxin: MRIYLDTCTLHRPLDDRTQLRIALEADAVLTLLTLCAQGTLTLVVSAVNAFETARNPRPQRALFVQAIMARAAEYIPLTDEIEARAQELERAGVKAIDALHWATAEAAGVDRFCTCDDRFYRKMKAVPGVTLKAVTPLELIQEVVPC; encoded by the coding sequence ATGCGGATCTATCTGGACACATGCACCCTGCACCGGCCGCTTGATGATCGCACGCAGCTGCGTATCGCGCTCGAAGCGGACGCGGTGCTCACGCTCTTGACGCTGTGCGCGCAAGGAACGCTCACGCTGGTCGTCTCTGCGGTGAACGCCTTTGAAACAGCGCGTAATCCCCGCCCGCAGCGGGCGCTGTTCGTCCAGGCGATCATGGCGCGGGCTGCCGAGTATATCCCGCTGACGGATGAGATTGAGGCGCGGGCGCAGGAGTTGGAGCGCGCAGGCGTCAAAGCGATTGATGCATTGCATTGGGCGACGGCGGAGGCGGCGGGGGTGGACCGCTTTTGCACCTGCGATGATCGCTTCTATCGCAAAATGAAAGCAGTGCCGGGCGTGACGTTGAAAGCGGTCACGCCGCTCGAACTGATCCAGGAGGTCGTGCCATGCTGA
- a CDS encoding SMI1/KNR4 family protein produces MSIINTYLKAILEQQVLVCPKRMHTREGLIFTFGDVLIETEDAWLVPCTHTTYSPALPEDIRAIEQSLGFALPESLHHFLQLTNGAQLYVAPLAWKPSWSTKGDYIHYHIFSTLELVTINQNLLKDFRAMLGNDPDFRDLHTLNYVAFCDAHDGNYLAILREGPEQGKVFFLDHEYLFRPYSERDADLYYTVAESLEAWLELVVKTKGWGGFGRRVPPL; encoded by the coding sequence GTGTCCATCATCAACACATATCTGAAGGCCATTTTGGAGCAACAGGTGCTCGTTTGCCCCAAGAGAATGCATACGCGGGAGGGTTTGATTTTCACATTTGGCGATGTATTGATTGAGACGGAAGATGCGTGGCTCGTGCCATGTACACACACAACGTATTCACCAGCCTTACCAGAAGATATAAGGGCAATTGAGCAGTCACTAGGATTCGCTCTGCCAGAAAGCCTGCATCATTTTCTGCAACTAACCAATGGTGCTCAACTTTATGTGGCGCCATTAGCCTGGAAACCCTCTTGGTCAACAAAGGGCGATTATATCCACTACCACATCTTCAGCACGCTTGAATTGGTCACTATTAACCAGAATTTGCTGAAGGATTTTCGAGCCATGCTTGGTAACGATCCCGATTTCCGTGATCTTCATACACTCAACTACGTGGCCTTCTGCGACGCTCACGATGGAAACTACCTGGCCATTCTGCGTGAAGGGCCCGAGCAGGGCAAGGTCTTTTTCCTTGATCACGAATACCTGTTCCGCCCTTATAGCGAACGCGATGCTGACCTTTACTATACTGTCGCAGAATCGCTGGAAGCATGGCTGGAACTGGTGGTGAAGACAAAGGGGTGGGGCGGCTTTGGAAGGCGTGTGCCGCCACTTTAG
- a CDS encoding RHS repeat-associated core domain-containing protein, with translation MRLPRITPYPGGIVPRASDIRSPPQTASSDGRLETTTGAATHAARDEVTPERGAPPGGVPTPTATATPSPTPAAVAPPTLRETYAYDRLGNLRVKAGVGYEYPAARQPRPHAPIRVGGQPYAYDANGNLTSGGGRTFVWNGWNQLASVSQAGVTETYAYDAAGARVTRTSNGATVVTVADLWERTVGGATTHFYRFGADVIGVRRSDQGTQYLFSDHLGSVSAATNASGALVGMQHYDPWGRVRTGGIGLTARTFTGQRLDATGLLYYHARYYDPTLGRFISPDSIVPEPGNPQSFNRFAYVYNNPLKYTDPTGHWIESAVDIAFIAYDIWDIHQNGLTWDNGLALAADVGGLLLPGLTGLGMAVRGGKAAKAAAEAASHGDEAADLARSATRISENLAQEAAQRTLPLGFKNADEFAQFGARLKQGLQNAGYGDVQAAFRGSSVTGVSFKTGAPFDVGRVSDFDLALASSTLLQRAKELGIGLRGGGTRTEPLDEEHLKMLGLLDLSRELGEMTGRPVTFMIYESIESIAQRGPYIIVR, from the coding sequence TTGCGGCTCCCGCGCATCACGCCATATCCCGGCGGTATTGTACCACGTGCATCTGATATCCGGTCCCCGCCGCAGACCGCATCCTCCGACGGTCGCCTGGAGACGACGACCGGAGCGGCGACCCACGCCGCGCGGGACGAAGTCACGCCGGAGCGCGGCGCTCCGCCCGGCGGCGTGCCGACGCCGACCGCCACCGCCACCCCCTCCCCCACGCCTGCGGCGGTCGCCCCGCCGACGTTGCGCGAGACGTATGCCTACGACCGGCTGGGGAACCTGCGCGTCAAAGCCGGCGTGGGATATGAGTACCCGGCGGCGCGCCAGCCGCGCCCGCACGCCCCCATCCGCGTCGGCGGGCAGCCGTATGCCTACGACGCCAATGGCAACCTCACGAGCGGCGGCGGGCGGACCTTCGTCTGGAACGGCTGGAACCAGCTCGCCAGCGTCTCCCAGGCGGGCGTGACCGAAACCTACGCCTATGACGCCGCCGGCGCGCGGGTGACGCGCACGAGCAACGGCGCGACCGTCGTCACCGTCGCTGACCTCTGGGAGCGCACCGTCGGCGGCGCAACGACGCACTTCTACCGTTTCGGCGCCGACGTCATCGGCGTGCGGCGCAGCGACCAGGGAACGCAGTATCTCTTCAGCGACCACCTGGGGAGCGTGAGCGCAGCGACGAACGCAAGCGGCGCGCTCGTAGGAATGCAGCACTACGACCCGTGGGGACGGGTGCGCACCGGCGGCATCGGGCTGACGGCGCGCACCTTCACCGGGCAGCGGCTTGATGCGACCGGATTGTTGTATTACCATGCTCGGTACTATGATCCGACGCTCGGACGGTTCATCTCACCGGATAGCATCGTTCCTGAGCCGGGCAACCCGCAGAGCTTCAACCGCTTTGCGTACGTTTACAACAATCCGCTGAAGTACACCGACCCGACGGGGCACTGGATCGAGAGCGCGGTTGATATTGCATTCATCGCCTACGATATCTGGGACATTCACCAGAACGGGCTGACGTGGGACAATGGGCTGGCGCTGGCGGCGGATGTGGGCGGGCTGCTCCTGCCGGGGCTGACCGGCCTGGGCATGGCGGTGCGCGGCGGCAAGGCGGCGAAGGCGGCTGCAGAGGCGGCGAGCCACGGCGATGAGGCCGCAGACCTGGCCCGATCAGCAACCAGGATTTCCGAGAACCTGGCTCAGGAAGCAGCTCAGCGCACCCTCCCTCTTGGTTTCAAGAACGCCGATGAATTCGCCCAATTTGGCGCTCGACTAAAACAAGGATTGCAAAATGCAGGGTACGGAGATGTTCAGGCAGCCTTCCGTGGTAGTTCCGTCACTGGCGTAAGCTTCAAGACAGGTGCACCCTTCGACGTCGGACGCGTGAGTGACTTTGATCTCGCTTTGGCGAGTTCCACTCTCCTGCAGCGCGCTAAAGAACTCGGCATCGGGCTTCGGGGCGGCGGAACACGGACCGAACCGCTCGATGAGGAACACCTGAAAATGCTGGGCCTCTTGGATTTAAGCCGAGAACTTGGTGAAATGACCGGGAGACCTGTGACCTTTATGATCTACGAGTCCATCGAGTCCATCGCACAAAGGGGTCCTTACATCATCGTGCGCTAA
- a CDS encoding N-acetylmuramoyl-L-alanine amidase, which translates to MSEQLSIQWRAAASSASESRRGAAITMIVFHDDPSPAEQAIARWSARASTRSPHYHIAADGTITQLVDEARAARHSGLAKLGRVRNIDRISIGIVIEGAPRAARSRDQVIALRRLTLDIQHRHGLLAEAALLHWAPPRPGVAYGTLTPFTLPPLPEAPPVALLGAPAIDDTPERQRALWLFLQNETAARASGFNIGAAFHLHAAKHGFGAPIAPGSPRSAWLTVNGRQYNYQHFARDTAFNEGEKWAEVQTLSDLIAGNFPAPGTLAFELLKSSFNAGIAGSRTKNGNTQFNPGWAFHRTAAEQRLGPALSGSYRVTVDGQQYSMQVFCGDVLYTPIAAPETKTNWNDVRKLSETPPGPLSSLLWAEMYKASGVAFDPASPFHQAAVAARIGAPLTDAYQKEFQGITLTIQVFAFDTLYRVGNGPVRRQSQLALPPQVEQWKPKTATPPPVVEPAVTRQTTLPTGGFPMPPGDRTSPQWPPPPDFKPLVTAAQRQALFGAYEFVPDPSRDKDGIRILGSWEQENIVTVQIPQLIGRNIRGAPANGAIRWHRLAVNQLLRLWKAWEEAGLLDRVIIWNGSYSPRFIRGRKDDTADSLSNHAFGTAFDINYDPATNLNGLNAVPALVGQPGSVRELAAIARHFGFYWGGHFPRLDGMHFEVAVVQP; encoded by the coding sequence ATGAGTGAACAACTCTCTATTCAGTGGCGCGCTGCGGCGTCTTCCGCTTCCGAATCGCGTCGCGGCGCTGCCATCACCATGATCGTCTTCCACGACGATCCATCTCCTGCGGAACAGGCGATCGCGCGATGGAGCGCCAGAGCCAGCACCCGTTCGCCGCACTATCACATTGCCGCCGATGGAACCATCACCCAACTGGTGGATGAAGCGCGCGCGGCGCGCCACAGCGGGCTGGCAAAACTTGGGCGGGTGCGGAATATCGACCGGATCAGCATTGGTATCGTTATCGAGGGCGCGCCGCGCGCGGCGCGATCCCGCGATCAGGTGATTGCACTGCGTCGCCTGACGCTCGATATTCAGCATCGTCACGGGTTGCTGGCGGAAGCGGCATTGCTGCACTGGGCGCCGCCACGTCCCGGTGTTGCGTATGGGACGCTTACTCCCTTTACGCTGCCGCCGCTGCCGGAGGCGCCACCGGTAGCGCTGCTGGGAGCGCCAGCGATCGATGATACCCCTGAACGCCAGCGGGCGCTCTGGCTCTTCCTTCAGAACGAAACGGCAGCACGCGCCAGCGGTTTCAACATCGGCGCTGCATTTCACCTGCATGCCGCAAAGCATGGTTTCGGCGCGCCGATTGCGCCCGGTTCGCCACGCTCTGCATGGCTGACAGTCAACGGACGACAGTACAACTACCAGCATTTTGCGCGCGACACGGCGTTCAACGAAGGGGAAAAGTGGGCTGAGGTGCAGACCCTCAGCGATCTGATCGCTGGCAACTTTCCTGCTCCTGGAACGCTCGCCTTTGAACTGTTGAAATCAAGTTTCAACGCCGGGATCGCTGGCAGTCGCACGAAAAACGGGAACACGCAGTTCAATCCGGGTTGGGCGTTCCATCGCACGGCGGCTGAGCAACGCCTGGGTCCGGCATTGAGCGGCAGTTACCGCGTAACGGTCGATGGGCAGCAGTATTCGATGCAGGTGTTCTGCGGCGATGTGCTGTATACGCCGATTGCTGCCCCGGAAACGAAAACCAACTGGAACGATGTGCGCAAACTGAGTGAGACGCCGCCGGGACCGCTGTCCAGTCTCCTGTGGGCTGAAATGTACAAGGCGAGCGGCGTCGCCTTCGATCCGGCGTCGCCCTTCCATCAGGCAGCGGTCGCCGCCCGGATCGGCGCACCACTGACCGATGCGTACCAGAAGGAGTTCCAGGGAATAACGCTCACCATCCAGGTGTTTGCCTTCGATACGCTCTATCGGGTCGGCAACGGACCGGTCAGACGCCAGAGTCAACTGGCATTGCCGCCGCAGGTCGAGCAGTGGAAACCGAAGACCGCCACGCCGCCGCCGGTGGTCGAGCCTGCCGTGACGCGCCAGACCACGCTGCCGACCGGCGGCTTCCCCATGCCGCCGGGGGACCGCACCAGCCCGCAGTGGCCCCCGCCGCCCGATTTCAAGCCGCTGGTGACGGCAGCACAGCGCCAGGCGCTCTTCGGCGCGTATGAGTTTGTGCCCGACCCAAGCCGCGACAAAGACGGCATCCGCATCCTTGGGTCGTGGGAGCAGGAGAATATCGTGACTGTGCAGATTCCGCAGTTGATCGGGCGCAACATTCGTGGCGCACCCGCCAATGGCGCAATCCGCTGGCATCGCCTGGCGGTCAACCAGTTGCTGCGTCTGTGGAAAGCGTGGGAAGAGGCCGGGTTGCTCGACCGGGTCATCATCTGGAACGGTTCGTACAGTCCGCGCTTCATTCGCGGACGCAAGGACGATACTGCCGACAGTTTGAGCAATCATGCCTTCGGCACAGCGTTCGACATCAACTATGATCCCGCCACGAATCTCAACGGGCTGAATGCCGTTCCCGCACTGGTCGGTCAGCCTGGATCGGTGCGCGAACTCGCCGCGATTGCGCGCCACTTCGGGTTCTACTGGGGCGGGCATTTTCCGCGTCTCGACGGCATGCATTTCGAGGTGGCGGTGGTGCAGCCGTAG
- a CDS encoding UV damage repair endonuclease, protein MIHLGVAARILGHVPLSRAGAHQSEAGAHLSVRLLWVIEALRYLNAHNIRFYRLPDDLLAPEDRAGTPADQIAAAAAMLDEVGSYARSAAIRLSMHPHPGTTPGAASEEAATRALAHIASLAALLDALGAGPESVVVVHIGGEGGDCAAAVERFAVRFERMSPAARRRIAIEPDGERFGLFAALRLHRFTGIPVVFDAFHFQLRNPERIGLSEALGLALATWSPGVRPEVHFSTQRTEAHLRRAGHGAPQVVAPRAGQHSDFVNPFEFIAFLDAARGLPPFDVMLEAKAADLALLRLRDDLRRYAPEYVGWVV, encoded by the coding sequence ATGATACATCTCGGTGTTGCCGCCAGAATCCTGGGACACGTACCATTATCCCGCGCAGGGGCGCATCAATCGGAAGCCGGCGCACATCTCAGTGTCCGGCTCCTGTGGGTCATTGAGGCGCTCCGCTACCTGAATGCGCACAATATCCGCTTCTACCGGCTGCCCGACGATCTGCTGGCGCCGGAGGATCGCGCCGGGACGCCGGCGGATCAGATCGCCGCTGCCGCCGCCATGCTCGACGAGGTGGGGTCGTATGCGCGATCCGCCGCCATCCGGCTCAGCATGCATCCCCACCCCGGCACAACGCCCGGCGCCGCCTCTGAGGAAGCTGCAACACGCGCCCTGGCGCACATCGCTTCCCTGGCAGCACTCCTCGATGCGCTTGGCGCCGGTCCGGAGAGTGTTGTCGTGGTCCACATCGGCGGCGAGGGCGGGGATTGTGCAGCTGCGGTGGAACGATTCGCCGTCCGTTTCGAGCGGATGTCTCCCGCAGCCCGGCGGCGCATCGCCATCGAACCCGATGGCGAGCGATTCGGGTTGTTCGCTGCGTTGCGTCTCCACCGGTTTACGGGCATCCCGGTGGTGTTCGACGCCTTCCATTTTCAGTTGCGCAATCCGGAGCGCATCGGGCTGAGCGAGGCGTTGGGGCTTGCCCTGGCGACGTGGTCTCCCGGTGTGCGCCCGGAGGTCCATTTCAGCACCCAGCGCACCGAAGCGCATCTCAGGCGAGCGGGGCATGGCGCGCCACAGGTGGTTGCGCCGCGCGCCGGGCAGCACAGCGATTTTGTCAATCCGTTCGAGTTCATTGCATTTCTCGATGCAGCGCGCGGGTTGCCGCCCTTCGATGTCATGCTCGAAGCCAAAGCCGCCGATCTGGCGCTGCTGCGGCTGCGCGACGATCTCCGACGCTATGCGCCTGAGTATGTCGGTTGGGTCGTCTGA
- the gltX gene encoding glutamate--tRNA ligase, producing MGEIQGPVRVRFAPSPTGYLHIGGVRTALFNWLFARHHGGQFILRIEDTDEKRYVPGSADDLMASLRWVGIEWDEGPDIGGPYAPYVQSLRHEAGIYRPFVEQLLESGHAYMSFTTEEELERMRAEALAGGVKAFRFRGPERDWSLDRQREMAATGRPYTVRLKTPTEGVTAFRDLVRGGERIEFRNEELYDIVLVKSSGMPVYHLAHLVDDHLMRITHVLRSDEWVASTPYHVLLYQAFGWEMPAFAHLPPILRQDGRGKLSKRTDDVAANRFWERGYLPDAMFNYLALQGWSYDGYTEIMSREELIERFTLDRVQPSPARWNPEKLLDMNGIYIRRLKTEQLADAIAPFLARAGLIGDPPTPDERAYLVQLTPLIHERLKELGEAPELLEFFFREVTLPDPLLLIQKKMDAATTVAALEAAHARLAPLEPWTHDRLEAELRALCEELGLKAGQLFGAIRVAVTGRTVAPPLFDTLVALGKSRTLRRLEAARAALTTHAGANVQS from the coding sequence ATGGGTGAGATTCAGGGTCCGGTGCGGGTGCGCTTCGCTCCCAGCCCCACCGGGTATCTCCATATTGGCGGTGTGCGCACTGCCCTCTTCAACTGGCTCTTCGCCCGTCATCACGGCGGGCAGTTTATCCTGCGCATCGAGGATACCGATGAGAAGCGCTACGTTCCAGGCTCAGCCGACGATCTCATGGCGTCGCTGCGCTGGGTCGGCATTGAGTGGGACGAAGGTCCTGACATCGGCGGTCCGTATGCGCCGTATGTCCAGTCGTTGCGCCACGAGGCTGGCATCTATCGCCCGTTCGTTGAACAGTTGCTGGAGAGCGGGCATGCCTACATGTCGTTCACGACCGAAGAGGAACTTGAGCGCATGCGCGCTGAGGCGCTGGCAGGCGGCGTGAAAGCCTTCCGCTTCCGCGGTCCTGAGCGCGACTGGTCGCTCGACCGGCAGCGTGAGATGGCGGCGACCGGTCGCCCCTACACGGTGCGCCTGAAAACGCCGACCGAAGGGGTGACGGCGTTTCGCGATCTGGTGCGTGGCGGTGAACGCATCGAGTTCAGGAATGAGGAACTGTACGATATTGTGCTGGTGAAGTCGAGCGGGATGCCGGTCTACCACCTGGCGCACCTGGTTGACGATCACCTGATGCGCATCACGCACGTGTTACGCAGTGATGAGTGGGTTGCCAGCACGCCATATCACGTGCTTTTGTACCAGGCGTTTGGCTGGGAGATGCCAGCGTTTGCCCATCTTCCGCCGATCCTGCGTCAGGATGGGCGCGGCAAACTGTCGAAGCGCACCGATGATGTGGCGGCCAACCGCTTCTGGGAGCGCGGCTATCTCCCCGATGCCATGTTCAACTATCTGGCGCTTCAGGGGTGGAGTTACGATGGATACACCGAGATTATGTCGCGCGAAGAGTTGATCGAACGCTTCACCCTCGACCGGGTGCAACCGTCGCCGGCGCGCTGGAACCCCGAGAAACTGCTCGATATGAACGGCATCTATATTCGTCGCCTGAAAACGGAGCAACTCGCCGATGCTATCGCGCCGTTTCTGGCGCGCGCCGGTCTGATCGGCGATCCGCCGACACCCGACGAACGCGCGTATCTGGTGCAACTGACGCCGTTGATCCACGAGCGCCTGAAGGAATTAGGCGAGGCGCCTGAACTGCTGGAGTTCTTCTTCCGTGAGGTGACGCTGCCCGATCCCCTGCTGCTCATCCAGAAGAAAATGGACGCGGCCACAACTGTCGCCGCGCTCGAAGCGGCGCACGCCCGGCTTGCGCCGCTGGAACCGTGGACGCATGATCGGCTCGAAGCCGAACTACGCGCGCTGTGCGAGGAGTTGGGGCTGAAAGCCGGTCAGTTATTCGGCGCTATCCGCGTTGCGGTGACGGGGCGAACCGTTGCGCCGCCGCTCTTCGATACCCTGGTTGCGCTCGGCAAATCGCGCACCCTCCGCCGCCTGGAAGCGGCAAGAGCAGCGCTGACGACGCACGCTGGCGCAAACGTTCAATCATGA
- a CDS encoding FHA domain-containing protein produces MVKALVLTAITGMQIGRRYTVSERVNTIGSGPQCDVVLNDRHLSTRHAEIRQILDRWFIVPLAPGGISLNGLPVRGQSRLNPGDQLTLGGTTYLISYEELEERALGVTPNTQTGSVPRLGEYFVRRGILTPEQVARVVQRQRDVSSSGVRLPFGQIAYEMGLISRAQLEQALNEQRADFQTNFHD; encoded by the coding sequence ATGGTCAAAGCGCTCGTTCTCACTGCAATCACCGGCATGCAGATCGGCAGGCGCTACACCGTCAGCGAGCGCGTCAACACCATCGGCAGCGGACCACAGTGCGACGTCGTGCTCAATGACCGCCATCTGAGCACGCGCCATGCCGAGATCCGCCAGATTCTCGACCGCTGGTTCATCGTCCCGCTGGCGCCGGGCGGCATTTCGCTGAACGGGCTGCCGGTACGTGGGCAGAGCCGGCTCAACCCTGGAGACCAGTTAACGCTCGGCGGAACAACCTATCTCATCTCATACGAGGAGCTGGAAGAGCGCGCGCTGGGCGTAACACCCAACACACAGACCGGCAGTGTCCCGCGGTTGGGTGAGTATTTCGTCCGCCGCGGCATCCTCACGCCGGAACAGGTTGCGCGAGTAGTGCAACGGCAGCGCGACGTCTCATCAAGCGGCGTGAGACTGCCGTTTGGACAGATCGCCTACGAGATGGGGCTGATCAGCCGGGCGCAGCTCGAACAGGCGCTGAACGAACAGCGCGCCGACTTCCAGACCAACTTTCATGATTGA